Proteins encoded in a region of the Lepisosteus oculatus isolate fLepOcu1 chromosome 23, fLepOcu1.hap2, whole genome shotgun sequence genome:
- the usp5 gene encoding ubiquitin carboxyl-terminal hydrolase 5 isoform X1 — protein sequence MSDLGEVLMSVLSTIRVPRPGDSVHKEECAFSFASPDSEGGLYVCMNTFLGFGAQFVERHYRRTGQRAFLHIKRTRRPQKEEENGSGAGDPPKKKPTRLAIGIEGGFDVSEQDQYDQEVKVVIFPERLEVTSEDLANMPDVVRERVSLSMAGVLSADSASHNLQVQQWDGEVRQVSKHAADLKQLDNGVKIPPCGWRCENCDLRENLWLNLTDGKVFCGRRYFDGSGGNNHALLHYQQTNYPLAVKLGTITPDGADVYSYEEDEMVLDPKLPEHLAHWGIDMMTMEKTERTMTELEIAVNQRLGEWEVIQESGTTLRPLIGPGLTGMRNLGNSCYLNSVMQVIFTVPDFQNKYVSNIEKIFNDAPSDPTQDFKTQVAKLGYGLLSGEYSKPAPDPGEDPSVTPEPKGDQVGIAPRMFKALIGRGHPEFSTNRQQDAQEFLLHFINMVERNCRSSDNPTEAYRFLMEERIVCQQSQRVKYTQRVDYILQLPVPMEHATNTEELQEYERRRREAEETLSPPPPAVRAVVPFSVCLAAFSEPETLEEFWSSALQAKSTASKTTRFASFPDHLVIQIKKFTFGLDWVPKKLDVSIDVPDSLDLSALRGAGLQPGEEELPDLAPPPLVTPDVEVKGIPGGFHGNEEDDSLCSPLLSPVLDESTVGQLIEMGFPIEACRKAVYYTGNTGIDSAMNWVMTHMDDPDFSAPLVLPGSSSAPGGTPTSQTTPTESVSEEHLATIISMGFSRDQASRALRATSNVLERAVDWIFSHLDDLDSMDVSEGRSAADSVSEREPPQGPRVRDGPGKYELFAFISHMGSSTMCGHYVCHIKKNDQWVIFNDQKVCASEKPPKDLGYLYFYRRVTE from the exons ATGTCGGACCTAGGCGAAGTGCTGATGTCGGTATTGTCCACGATCCGTGTCCCACGGCCCGGGGACAGCGTTCACAAGGAAGAGTGCGCTTTCTCTTTCGCCAGTCCG GACAGCGAGGGGGGCCTGTACGTGTGCATGAACACCTTCCTGGGCTTCGGTGCTCAGTTTGTGGAGAGACACTATCGCCGGACCGGCCAGAGAGCCTTCCTCCACATCAAGAGGACGCGCCGGCCACAG AAGGAAGAGGAGAACGGATCGGGGGCGGGCGACCCTCCGAAGAAGAAGCCCACCCGACTGGCGATTG GAATCGAAGGAGGCTTTGACGTGTCTGAGCAGGATCAGTACGACCAGGAAGTGAAAGTTGTTATCTTTCCTGAGAGACTGGAAGTGACCTCAGAAGACCTGGCCAACATGCCTGATGTTGTCCGCGAGAGG GTGTCCCTCTCCATGGCAGGGGTTCTCTCAGCAGACTCTGCGTCACACAATCTCCAGGTGCAGCAGTGGGATGGGGAGGTCAGGCAGGTGTCCAAACACGCGGCCGACCTCAAGCAGCTTGACAACGGGGTGAAAATCCCCCCCTG TGGCTGGCGCTGTGAGAACTGTGACTTGCGGGAGAACCTGTGGTTGAACCTGACGGACGGGAAGGTGTTCTGTGGGCGGCGGTACTTCGACGGCTCCGGGGGCAATAACCACGCCCTGCTGCACTACCAGCAGACTAACTACCCGCTGGCCGTCAAGCTGGGCACCATCACCCCGGACGGGGCAG ATGTGTATTCGTATGAAGAGGATGAGATGGTTCTAGACCCCAAGCTTCCCGAACACCTGGCCCACTGGGGGATAGACATGATGACCATGGAGAAG ACCGAGCGCACCATGACCGAGCTGGAGATCGCCGTGAACCAGCGGCTGGGCGAGTGGGAGGTCATCCAGGAGTCCGGCACGACCTTACGACCCCTGATTGGCCCGGGGTTGACGGGGATGCGGAACCTTGGCAACAGTTGCTACCTGAACTCGGTGATGCAGGTCATCTTCACTGTGCCCGACTTCCAGAACAA GTACGTTTCCAACATTGAGAAGATTTTCAACGACGCTCCAAGCGATCCCACCCAGGATTTCAAAACACAAGT TGCTAAGCTGGGGTATGGGCTGCTGTCAGGTGAATATTCAAAACCTGCCCCTGATCCAGGAGAGGACCCCAgtgtgacccctgagcccaag GGTGACCAGGTGGGGATTGCTCCACGGATGTTCAAGGCTCTGATTGGCCGAGGGCACCCCGAGTTCTCCACCAATCGGCAACAAGATGCCCAGGAGTTCCTGCTGCACTTCATCAACATGGTGGAG AGAAACTGCCGCTCCAGTGATAACCCAACAGAGGCATATCGTTTCCTGATGGAGGAGAGGATCGTGTGTCAGCAGTCCCAGAGAGTCAAATACACCCAAAGAGTTGACTACATACTGCAGCTGCCAGTGCCTATGGAGCACGCCACTAATACAG AGGAGCTGCAGGAGTACGAGCGAAGGCGCCGGGAGGCCGAGGAGACTCTCTCCCCGCCCCCCCCCGCCGTCCGCGCCGTCGTGCCTTTCTCCGTGTGCCTGGCGGCGTTTTCCGAGCCCGAGACCCTGGAGGAGTTCTGGAGCTCGGCCCTGCAGGCCAAGAGCACCGCCAGCAA GACAACTCGCTTCGCCTCCTTCCCTGACCATCTGGTCATTCAGATCAAGAAGTTCACGTTTGGCCTGGACTGGGTGCCCAAGAAGCTGG ACGTCAGTATTGATGTTCCGGACTCGCTGGATCTGAGCGCGCTCCGGGGGGCGGGGCTGCAGCCCGGGGAGGAGGAGCTGCCTGACCTGGCCCCGCCCCCGCTCGTGACCCCTGACGTGGAGGTGAAAGGTATCCCGGGGGGTTTCCACGGCAACGAGGAGGACGACTCGCTCTGCTCTCCGCtgctgt CCCCCGTGTTAGACGAGTCGACGGTGGGCCAGCTCATCGAGATGGGCTTCCCGATAGAGGCCTGCAGGAAGGCAGTGTATTACACCGGCAACACTGGCATCGACTCGGCCATGAACTGGGTCATGACCCACATGGACGACCCCG ATTTCTCCGCCCCCCTGGTGCTGCCGGGCTCGAGCTCCGCCCCCGGGGGCACGCCCACCTCCCAGACCACGCCCACGGAGTCTGTTTCCGAGGAGCACCTAGCAACCATCATCTCCATGGGCTTCAGCCGCGACCAGGCCTCTCGGGCGCTGAGGGCCACT aGCAACGTGCTCGAGAGGGCGGTGGACTGGATCTTCTCCCACCTGGACGACCTGGACTCCATGGACGTGTCGGAGGGCCGGTCGGCGGCAGACTCGGTCAGCGAGAGGGAGCCCCCCCAGGGACCCCGTGTCCGGGACGGACCAGGGA AGTATGAGCTCTTCGCCTTCATCAGCCACATGGGCAGCAGCACGATGTGTGGACACTACGTCTGTCACATCAAGAAAAACGACCA GTGGGTGATCTTTAACGACCAGAAAGTCTGTGCGTCGGAAAAACCGCCCAAAGACCTGGGCTACCTATATTTCTACAGGAGAGTGACGGAGtaa
- the usp5 gene encoding ubiquitin carboxyl-terminal hydrolase 5 isoform X2, with protein sequence MSDLGEVLMSVLSTIRVPRPGDSVHKEECAFSFASPDSEGGLYVCMNTFLGFGAQFVERHYRRTGQRAFLHIKRTRRPQKEEENGSGAGDPPKKKPTRLAIGIEGGFDVSEQDQYDQEVKVVIFPERLEVTSEDLANMPDVVRERVSLSMAGVLSADSASHNLQVQQWDGEVRQVSKHAADLKQLDNGVKIPPCGWRCENCDLRENLWLNLTDGKVFCGRRYFDGSGGNNHALLHYQQTNYPLAVKLGTITPDGADVYSYEEDEMVLDPKLPEHLAHWGIDMMTMEKTERTMTELEIAVNQRLGEWEVIQESGTTLRPLIGPGLTGMRNLGNSCYLNSVMQVIFTVPDFQNKYVSNIEKIFNDAPSDPTQDFKTQVAKLGYGLLSGEYSKPAPDPGEDPSVTPEPKGDQVGIAPRMFKALIGRGHPEFSTNRQQDAQEFLLHFINMVERNCRSSDNPTEAYRFLMEERIVCQQSQRVKYTQRVDYILQLPVPMEHATNTEELQEYERRRREAEETLSPPPPAVRAVVPFSVCLAAFSEPETLEEFWSSALQAKSTASKTTRFASFPDHLVIQIKKFTFGLDWVPKKLDVSIDVPDSLDLSALRGAGLQPGEEELPDLAPPPLVTPDVEVKAPVLDESTVGQLIEMGFPIEACRKAVYYTGNTGIDSAMNWVMTHMDDPDFSAPLVLPGSSSAPGGTPTSQTTPTESVSEEHLATIISMGFSRDQASRALRATSNVLERAVDWIFSHLDDLDSMDVSEGRSAADSVSEREPPQGPRVRDGPGKYELFAFISHMGSSTMCGHYVCHIKKNDQWVIFNDQKVCASEKPPKDLGYLYFYRRVTE encoded by the exons ATGTCGGACCTAGGCGAAGTGCTGATGTCGGTATTGTCCACGATCCGTGTCCCACGGCCCGGGGACAGCGTTCACAAGGAAGAGTGCGCTTTCTCTTTCGCCAGTCCG GACAGCGAGGGGGGCCTGTACGTGTGCATGAACACCTTCCTGGGCTTCGGTGCTCAGTTTGTGGAGAGACACTATCGCCGGACCGGCCAGAGAGCCTTCCTCCACATCAAGAGGACGCGCCGGCCACAG AAGGAAGAGGAGAACGGATCGGGGGCGGGCGACCCTCCGAAGAAGAAGCCCACCCGACTGGCGATTG GAATCGAAGGAGGCTTTGACGTGTCTGAGCAGGATCAGTACGACCAGGAAGTGAAAGTTGTTATCTTTCCTGAGAGACTGGAAGTGACCTCAGAAGACCTGGCCAACATGCCTGATGTTGTCCGCGAGAGG GTGTCCCTCTCCATGGCAGGGGTTCTCTCAGCAGACTCTGCGTCACACAATCTCCAGGTGCAGCAGTGGGATGGGGAGGTCAGGCAGGTGTCCAAACACGCGGCCGACCTCAAGCAGCTTGACAACGGGGTGAAAATCCCCCCCTG TGGCTGGCGCTGTGAGAACTGTGACTTGCGGGAGAACCTGTGGTTGAACCTGACGGACGGGAAGGTGTTCTGTGGGCGGCGGTACTTCGACGGCTCCGGGGGCAATAACCACGCCCTGCTGCACTACCAGCAGACTAACTACCCGCTGGCCGTCAAGCTGGGCACCATCACCCCGGACGGGGCAG ATGTGTATTCGTATGAAGAGGATGAGATGGTTCTAGACCCCAAGCTTCCCGAACACCTGGCCCACTGGGGGATAGACATGATGACCATGGAGAAG ACCGAGCGCACCATGACCGAGCTGGAGATCGCCGTGAACCAGCGGCTGGGCGAGTGGGAGGTCATCCAGGAGTCCGGCACGACCTTACGACCCCTGATTGGCCCGGGGTTGACGGGGATGCGGAACCTTGGCAACAGTTGCTACCTGAACTCGGTGATGCAGGTCATCTTCACTGTGCCCGACTTCCAGAACAA GTACGTTTCCAACATTGAGAAGATTTTCAACGACGCTCCAAGCGATCCCACCCAGGATTTCAAAACACAAGT TGCTAAGCTGGGGTATGGGCTGCTGTCAGGTGAATATTCAAAACCTGCCCCTGATCCAGGAGAGGACCCCAgtgtgacccctgagcccaag GGTGACCAGGTGGGGATTGCTCCACGGATGTTCAAGGCTCTGATTGGCCGAGGGCACCCCGAGTTCTCCACCAATCGGCAACAAGATGCCCAGGAGTTCCTGCTGCACTTCATCAACATGGTGGAG AGAAACTGCCGCTCCAGTGATAACCCAACAGAGGCATATCGTTTCCTGATGGAGGAGAGGATCGTGTGTCAGCAGTCCCAGAGAGTCAAATACACCCAAAGAGTTGACTACATACTGCAGCTGCCAGTGCCTATGGAGCACGCCACTAATACAG AGGAGCTGCAGGAGTACGAGCGAAGGCGCCGGGAGGCCGAGGAGACTCTCTCCCCGCCCCCCCCCGCCGTCCGCGCCGTCGTGCCTTTCTCCGTGTGCCTGGCGGCGTTTTCCGAGCCCGAGACCCTGGAGGAGTTCTGGAGCTCGGCCCTGCAGGCCAAGAGCACCGCCAGCAA GACAACTCGCTTCGCCTCCTTCCCTGACCATCTGGTCATTCAGATCAAGAAGTTCACGTTTGGCCTGGACTGGGTGCCCAAGAAGCTGG ACGTCAGTATTGATGTTCCGGACTCGCTGGATCTGAGCGCGCTCCGGGGGGCGGGGCTGCAGCCCGGGGAGGAGGAGCTGCCTGACCTGGCCCCGCCCCCGCTCGTGACCCCTGACGTGGAGGTGAAAG CCCCCGTGTTAGACGAGTCGACGGTGGGCCAGCTCATCGAGATGGGCTTCCCGATAGAGGCCTGCAGGAAGGCAGTGTATTACACCGGCAACACTGGCATCGACTCGGCCATGAACTGGGTCATGACCCACATGGACGACCCCG ATTTCTCCGCCCCCCTGGTGCTGCCGGGCTCGAGCTCCGCCCCCGGGGGCACGCCCACCTCCCAGACCACGCCCACGGAGTCTGTTTCCGAGGAGCACCTAGCAACCATCATCTCCATGGGCTTCAGCCGCGACCAGGCCTCTCGGGCGCTGAGGGCCACT aGCAACGTGCTCGAGAGGGCGGTGGACTGGATCTTCTCCCACCTGGACGACCTGGACTCCATGGACGTGTCGGAGGGCCGGTCGGCGGCAGACTCGGTCAGCGAGAGGGAGCCCCCCCAGGGACCCCGTGTCCGGGACGGACCAGGGA AGTATGAGCTCTTCGCCTTCATCAGCCACATGGGCAGCAGCACGATGTGTGGACACTACGTCTGTCACATCAAGAAAAACGACCA GTGGGTGATCTTTAACGACCAGAAAGTCTGTGCGTCGGAAAAACCGCCCAAAGACCTGGGCTACCTATATTTCTACAGGAGAGTGACGGAGtaa